The following are from one region of the Coffea eugenioides isolate CCC68of chromosome 2, Ceug_1.0, whole genome shotgun sequence genome:
- the LOC113760209 gene encoding transcription factor bHLH94-like: MALETVVYQQDMLGYNIKDLCNYFGGGNIWGCDFDFAETFESSSFDFRQENTDEKSPLSLTVPPSENWAPNAASELESCVHKIPDDQNLQLDSSSTMSSSRPRRRRSRPKKNQEEIENQRMAHIAVERNRRKQMNEYLSLLRGLMPEGYVQKGDQASIVGGAINYVKELEQQLQFLDGQSHMNRSYDCGPSSLISSSSSPFSEFFTYPQYSATMTSSENAFTITNLMSDPSSTRGNRLAAADIEVTMVENHANLKVRSRKRPKLLMKMVSGLQSLRLTILHLNVTTADQIVLYSISLKVEDDCRLTTVDEIAAAVNKMLRRILEEAAVFTG; encoded by the exons ATGGCCCTAGAAACGGTGGTCTATCAACAAGATATGCTTGGATACAATATCAAAGACTTGTGCAACTATTTTGGCGGTGGCAATATTTGGGGCTGTGATTTTGATTTTGCAGAGACATTTGAGAGCAGTTCTTTTGACTTTCGTCAAGAGAATACAGATGAAAAGTCTCCACTTTCTCTAACCGTTCCACCATCCGAGAATTGGGCTCCAAATGCAGCATCCGAGCTGGAAAGTTGTGTTCACAAAATCCCTGATGATCAGAACCTGCAGCTCGATTCCTCCAGCACCATGTCAAGTTCTAGACCAAGAAGACGGCGGTCAAGGCCTAAAAAGAACCAGGAAGAGATTGAAAACCAAAGAATGGCTCACATTGCAGTTGAAAGAAATCGCAGGAAACAAATGAATGAGTATCTTTCCTTGCTCCGCGGCCTAATGCCTGAGGGCTATGTTCAAAAG GGTGATCAAGCATCAATAGTTGGCGGGGCGATTAATTATGTTAAAGAGCTTGAGCAACAGTTGCAGTTTCTTGATGGTCAAAGTCATATGAATCGGAGCTATGATTGTGGACCATCTTCATTgatatcatcatcatcttctccATTTTCTGAGTTCTTCACCTATCCACAGTACTCAGCTACTATGACTAGCTCTGAAAATGCCTTTACCATAACAAATCTGATGAGCGATCCCTCTTCAACTCGAGGAAACCGTTTAGCAGCGGCTGATATTGAAGTCACAATGGTTGAAAATCATGCCAACCTCAAAGTAAGATCAAGAAAGAGGCCCAAACTGCTGATGAAAATGGTTTCTGGGCTACAAAGCCTCAGACTTACCATCCTCCATCTCAATGTCACAACTGCTGATCAAATTGTCCTTTATTCTATCAGTCTGAAG GTAGAAGACGACTGCAGATTGACTACTGTGGATGAAATTGCCGCTGCCGTGAACAAGATGTTAAGAAGAATCCTGGAAGAGGCTGCCGTCTTTACCGGATAA